In Mustela nigripes isolate SB6536 chromosome 10, MUSNIG.SB6536, whole genome shotgun sequence, one DNA window encodes the following:
- the RUSC1 gene encoding AP-4 complex accessory subunit RUSC1 isoform X2 yields MLSPQRALLCNLNHIHLQHVSLGLHLSRRPELREGPLSTPPPPGDTGGKESRGPCSGALVDANSNSPAVPCRCCQEHGPGLENRQDPAREEEGAASPSDPGCSSSLSSCSDLSPDESPISVYSRGLPGDEDVHPQPSIVPLEQGSPLGSVGPGACSPDSFCCSPDSCSGASSPPGPGLDSNCNALTTCQEPPSPGPEEEDDGGELDLPASELPEADDDGKADAGKTEPSWKINPIWKIDTEAPGAGWKAAESSDSGCSIAGDSRPAQLDSGWAGRTAVTDGSSRTDAGWRSDVSEEPAAHRTITSFHELAQKRRRGPGLPLAPQVKKDRSDWLIVFSPDSELPPSGSLGGCPAPPREVTTFKELRSRSRAPPPPVPPRDPPAGWALVPPRPPPPPVPPRRRKNRPGLQPIAERPPEEGRAGSPAAGQEAPAAREPEEPGAQAGPGLPPPPPAPRSAAAARPLLEGAGAAGTPLPALPAGPPRAELRLLGARRPPQKQLLPVRLSPVGAHSPPARGALPCLASPELALLLSPLFPRSSTFPAVAPPPCQVPAPPLPAPPRPPKAPSRTRSPPPPPRLPRSSWSFAGAPGAQRRWMAEAQSGPGQLQEQKKGLLIAVSASVDKIISHFGAARNLVQKAQLGDSRLSPDVGHLVLTTLCPALHALVADGLKPFRKDLITGQRRSSPWSVVEASVKPGASSRALGTLYSQVSRLAPLSSSRSRFHAFILGLLNTKQLELWFSSLQEDAGLLSLLYLPTGFLSLARGGCPALSTELLLLLQPLSVLTFHLDLLFEHHHHLPLGLPPAAEAPGSPPALQQTVHAVLHWGGRLAQSLRGASGETPPGPRAPASAPTSGSWWEQLTQASRVYASGGSEGFPLPRWRSWCPGPAAGGPQARPVPTEDAAPGRGLWLGRLFGVPGSLAETDGGPVKSRRPSSWLPPTVSVLALVKRGAPPEPLSPPEELEASAASVVQTHRAVRALCDHAAAGPDQLSFRRGEVLRVVATVDEDWLRCGRDGAEGLVPVGYTSLVL; encoded by the exons ATGCTGTCCCCTCAGAGGGCTTTACTCTGCAACCTCAACCACATCCACCTCCAGCACGTCTCCCTGGGCCTGCACCTGTCCCGCCGTCCGGAGCTGCGGGAGGGGCCCTTgagcacaccccctccccccggggacACCGGGGGCAAGGAGAGCCGGGGGCCCTGCAGCGGGGCCCTGGTGGACGCCAATTCCAACAGCCCCGCGGTGCCCTGCCGATGCTGCCAGGAGCACGGGCCGGGCTTAGAAAACCGGCAGGACCCAGCCCGGGAGGAAGAGGGGGCCGCCTCCCCCTCGGACCCGGgctgctcctcctctctcagcTCCTGCTCAGATCTTAGTCCCGACGAGTCCCCCATCTCGGTGTACTCGCGGGGCCTCCCGGGCGACGAGGATGTCCACCCTCAGCCCAGCATCGTCCCCCTGGAGCAGGGCTCCCCGCTGGGCTCCGTCGGCCCCGGAGCCTGCTCTCCGGACAGCTTCTGCTGCTCGCCCGATTCCTGCTCGGGAGCTTCCTCCCCACCCGGCCCCGGCTTGGACTCCAACTGCAACGCCCTGACCACCTGCCAGGagcccccttccccaggcccgGAGGAGGAGGACGACGGTGGGGAGCTGGACCTCCCTGCCTCCGAGCTCCCCGAGGCGGATGATGACGGGAAAGCCGACGCTGGGAAAACCGAGCCCAGCTGGAAGATCAACCCCATTTGGAAGATCGACACGGAGGCGCCGGGCGCGGGCTGGAAAGCCGCGGAGAGCAGTGACTCCGGCTGCAGCATCGCTGGGGACTCGCGACCCGCACAACTCGACTCGGGGTGGGCAGGCCGCACGGCCGTGACTGATGGCAGCTCCAGGACCGACGCGGGGTGGCGGAGTGACGTCAGCGAGGAGCCGGCGGCCCACCGGACAATCACGTCCTTCCACGAGCTGGCCCAGAAGCGCAGGCGAGGCCCGGGGCTGCCCCTGGCGCCGCAGGTCAAGAAGGACCGCAGCGACTGGCTCATCGTCTTCTCGCCCGACAGCGAGCTGCCCCCCAGCGGCTCGCTCGGCGGCTGCCCCGCGCCGCCCCGGGAAGTCACCACCTTCAAGGAGCTCCGCTCCCGCAgccgggccccgcccccgccagtgCCGCCCCGGGACCCCCCGGCCGGCTGGGCCTTGGTgccgccccggcccccgcccccgcccgtgCCGCCGCGGAGGAGGAAGAACCGTCCGGGGCTGCAGCCCATCGCCGAGCGGCCGCCCGAGGAGGGCAGGGCGGGAAGCCCCGCGGCTGGCCAGGAGGCCCCCGCCGCCCGGGAGCCGGAGGAGCCGGGCGCGCAGGCCGGCC CCGgcctccccccgccgccccccgccccgcggtCCGCGGCCGCCGCGCGCCCCCTGCTGGAGGGCGCGGGCGCGGCGGGGACCCCGCTCCCGGCGCTTCCCGCCGGCCCGCCCCGCGCGGAGCTGCGTCTGCTGGGCGCGCGGAGGCCCCCGCAGAAGCAGCTGCTGCCCGTCCGCCTGTCCCCCGTGGGCGCCCACTCGCCTCCGGCTCGGggggccctgccctgcctggccAGCCCCGAGCTGGCACTGCTGCTGTCCCCGCTCTTTCCCAGAAGCAGCACCTTCCCCGCCGTGGCCCCCCCGCCCTGCCAGGTGCCCGCCCCCCCGCTGCCAGCGCCGCCGCGCCCGCCGAAGGCCCCCAGCCGGACCAGGAGCCCGCCGCCTCCGCCCAGGCTAC CCCGGAGTTCCTGGTCGTTCGCCGGCGCCCCCGGGGCCCAGCGACGGTGGATGGCAGAAGCCCAGAGCGGGCCTGGCCAGCTGCAGGAGCAGAAGAAAG GGCTCCTGATAGCCGTGAGCGCCTCGGTGGACAAGATCATCTCGCACTTCGGGGCGGCCCGGAACTTGGTTCAGAAG GCCCAGTTGGGGGATAGCCGGCTGAGCCCGGACGTGGGTCACCTGGTGCTGACCACCCTCTGTCCGGCCCTGCACGCCCTGGTGGCCGACGGGCTGAAGCCCTTCCGGAAGGACCTCATCACCGGGCAGCGCAGGAGCAGCCCCTGGAGCGTGGTGGAGGCGTCGGTGAAGCCAG GCGCCAGCAGCCGCGCGCTGGGGACCCTGTACAGCCAGGTCAGCCGCCTGGCCCCGCTGAGCAGCAGCCGCAGCCGCTTTCACGCCTTCATCCTGGGCCTCCTCAA CACTAAGCAGTTGGAGCTGTGGTTTTCCAGCCTCCAAGAAGATGCAG GCCTGCTGTCCCTCCTGTACCTGCCCACCGGATTCTTGTCCTTGGCTCGGGGAGGCTGCCCCGCCCTGTCCACggagctgctgctcctgctgcagCCGCTCTCGGTGCTCACCTTCCACCTGGACCTGCTCTTCGagcaccaccaccacctgccCCTGGGCCTGCCCCCAGCCGCGGAGGCGCCGGGCTCGCCCCCGGCCCTGCAGCAGACGGTGCACGCCGTGCTGCACTGGGGGGGACGGCTGGCCCAGAGCCTTCGGGGGGCCTCGGGGGAGACACCTCCCGGCCCTCGGGCTCCCGCCAGCGCCCCCACATCAGGCAGCTGGTGGGAGCAGCTGACCCAGGCCTCTCGCGTCTATGCCTCGGGGGGCAGCGAGGGCTTCCCTCTGCCCCGGTGGAGGTCGTGGTGTCCCGGGCCGGCGGCCGGAGGCCCGCAGGCGAGGCCAGTGCCCACGGAGGACGCGGCGCCCGGCCGAGGCCTGTGGCTGGGAAGGCTGTTCGGCGTGCCTGGGAGCCTGGCGGAAACGGACGGAGGACCCGTGAAGTCCAG GAGACCGTCCAGCTGGCTGCCCCCGACCGTGAGCGTGTTGGCTCTGGTGAAGCGGGGCGCCCCTCCCGAGCCGCTGTCGCCTCCCGAGGAGCTCGAGGCCTCGGCCGCCAGCGTCGTGCAGACCcacag GGCGGTGCGCGCGCTCTGTGACCACGCGGCCGCGGGACCGGACCAGCTCAGCTTCCGGCGCGGGGAGGTGCTGCGAGTGGTGGCCACGGTGGACGAGGACTGGCTCCGCTGCGGGCGGGACGGCGCCGAGGGGCTGGTGCCCGTGGGGTACACGTCTCTCGTCCTCTAG
- the FDPS gene encoding farnesyl pyrophosphate synthase isoform X1 has translation MKPLSRWLRSVGVFLLPAPCWVPRERWLGPLRRPSLVRGCPVLGAWHGARCWCQAWTEEPRALYFSLTMNGDQKSDPYAQAKQDFIQHFAEIVRVLTEDGVGHPETGDAIARLKEVLEYNATGGKYHRGLTVLIAFRELVEPSKQDAESLGRALTVGWCVELLQAFLLVCDDIMDSSLTRRGQICWYQKPGIGLDAINDALLLEACVYRLLKLCCRQQPYYLNLLELFLQSSYQTEIGQTLDLITAPQGNVDLGRFTEKRYKSIVKYKTAFYSFYLPVAAAMYMAGIDGEKEHADAKEILLQMGEFFQIQDDYLDLFGDPAVTGKVGTDIQDNKCSWLVVQCLQRASPEQRRLLQENYGRKEAEKVAWVKALYEELDLPAVFAQYEEDSYARLMGLIERYASTLPRTIFLGLARKIYKRTK, from the exons ATGAAGCCCCTGTCCCGCTGGCTGAGATCTGTGGGCGTCTTCTTGCTGCCAGCCCCCTGCTGGGTGCCCCGGGAGAGGTGGCTGGGTCCCCTTCGGCGTCCCTCCCTGGTGCGCGGGTGCCCAGTCCTGGGGGCCTGGCATGGTGCCCGCTGCTGGTGCCAAGCGTGGACAGAGGAGCCTCG AGCACTTTACTTCTCCCTCACAATGAACGGAGACCAGAAATCGGACCCTTACGCCCAGGCAAAGCAGGACTTCATCCAGCACTTCGCCGAGATTGTCAGGGTGCTGACCGAGGATGGCGTGGGCCACCCAGAGACGGGAGATGCCATTGCCCGGCTCAAGGAG GTCTTGGAGTACAATGCGACTGGGGGCAAGTACCATCGGGGCTTGACGGTGCTGATAGCATTTCGGGAGCTGGTGGAGCCCAGCAAGCAGGACGCCGAGAGCCTTGGGCGGGCCCTGACCGTGGGCTGGTGTGTGGAGCTG CTGCAGGCCTTCTTGCTGGTGTGCGACGACATCATGGATTCGTCCCTCACCCGGCGCGGGCAGATCTGCTGGTATCAGAAG CCGGGCATCGGTTTGGACGCCATCAACGACGCCCTGCTCCTGGAGGCGTGTGTCTACCGCCTGCTCAAGCTCTGCTGCCGGCAGCAGCCCTATTACCTGAACCTGCTGGAACTTTTCCTCCAG aGTTCCTATCAGACTGAGATCGGACAGACTCTGGACCTCATCACAGCCCCCCAGGGCAACGTGGATCTTGGCAGATTCACCGAGAAGAG GTACAAATCTATTGTCAAGTATAAGACCGCTTTCTACTCGTTCTACCTCCCTGTGGCTGCCGCCATGTACATG GCGGGCATCGATGGTGAGAAGGAGCACGCGGACGCCAAGGAGATCCTGCTGCAGATGGGCGAGTTCTTCCAGATCCAG gaCGATTACCTCGACCTCTTTGGGGACCCCGCTGTGACGGGCAAGGTCGGCACGGACATCCAGGACAACAAATGCAGCTGGCTGGTGGTTCAGTGTCTGCAGCGGGCGTCCCCGGAACAGCGCCGGCTGCTGCAG GAGAACTACGGGCGGAAGGAGGCCGAGAAGGTGGCCTGGGTGAAGGCGCTGTACGAGGAGCTGGACCTGCCCGCCGTGTTCGCGCAGTACGAGGAGGACAGCTACGCCCGCCTCATGGGCCTCATCGAGCGGTACGCGTCGACCCTGCCGCGGACCATCTTCCTGGGGCTGGCGCGCAAGATCTACAAGAGGACGAAGTGA
- the RUSC1 gene encoding AP-4 complex accessory subunit RUSC1 isoform X1 has translation MLSPQRALLCNLNHIHLQHVSLGLHLSRRPELREGPLSTPPPPGDTGGKESRGPCSGALVDANSNSPAVPCRCCQEHGPGLENRQDPAREEEGAASPSDPGCSSSLSSCSDLSPDESPISVYSRGLPGDEDVHPQPSIVPLEQGSPLGSVGPGACSPDSFCCSPDSCSGASSPPGPGLDSNCNALTTCQEPPSPGPEEEDDGGELDLPASELPEADDDGKADAGKTEPSWKINPIWKIDTEAPGAGWKAAESSDSGCSIAGDSRPAQLDSGWAGRTAVTDGSSRTDAGWRSDVSEEPAAHRTITSFHELAQKRRRGPGLPLAPQVKKDRSDWLIVFSPDSELPPSGSLGGCPAPPREVTTFKELRSRSRAPPPPVPPRDPPAGWALVPPRPPPPPVPPRRRKNRPGLQPIAERPPEEGRAGSPAAGQEAPAAREPEEPGAQAGRAARSSWSFAGAPGAQRRWMAEAQSGPGQLQEQKKGLLIAVSASVDKIISHFGAARNLVQKAQLGDSRLSPDVGHLVLTTLCPALHALVADGLKPFRKDLITGQRRSSPWSVVEASVKPGASSRALGTLYSQVSRLAPLSSSRSRFHAFILGLLNTKQLELWFSSLQEDAGLLSLLYLPTGFLSLARGGCPALSTELLLLLQPLSVLTFHLDLLFEHHHHLPLGLPPAAEAPGSPPALQQTVHAVLHWGGRLAQSLRGASGETPPGPRAPASAPTSGSWWEQLTQASRVYASGGSEGFPLPRWRSWCPGPAAGGPQARPVPTEDAAPGRGLWLGRLFGVPGSLAETDGGPVKSRRPSSWLPPTVSVLALVKRGAPPEPLSPPEELEASAASVVQTHRAVRALCDHAAAGPDQLSFRRGEVLRVVATVDEDWLRCGRDGAEGLVPVGYTSLVL, from the exons ATGCTGTCCCCTCAGAGGGCTTTACTCTGCAACCTCAACCACATCCACCTCCAGCACGTCTCCCTGGGCCTGCACCTGTCCCGCCGTCCGGAGCTGCGGGAGGGGCCCTTgagcacaccccctccccccggggacACCGGGGGCAAGGAGAGCCGGGGGCCCTGCAGCGGGGCCCTGGTGGACGCCAATTCCAACAGCCCCGCGGTGCCCTGCCGATGCTGCCAGGAGCACGGGCCGGGCTTAGAAAACCGGCAGGACCCAGCCCGGGAGGAAGAGGGGGCCGCCTCCCCCTCGGACCCGGgctgctcctcctctctcagcTCCTGCTCAGATCTTAGTCCCGACGAGTCCCCCATCTCGGTGTACTCGCGGGGCCTCCCGGGCGACGAGGATGTCCACCCTCAGCCCAGCATCGTCCCCCTGGAGCAGGGCTCCCCGCTGGGCTCCGTCGGCCCCGGAGCCTGCTCTCCGGACAGCTTCTGCTGCTCGCCCGATTCCTGCTCGGGAGCTTCCTCCCCACCCGGCCCCGGCTTGGACTCCAACTGCAACGCCCTGACCACCTGCCAGGagcccccttccccaggcccgGAGGAGGAGGACGACGGTGGGGAGCTGGACCTCCCTGCCTCCGAGCTCCCCGAGGCGGATGATGACGGGAAAGCCGACGCTGGGAAAACCGAGCCCAGCTGGAAGATCAACCCCATTTGGAAGATCGACACGGAGGCGCCGGGCGCGGGCTGGAAAGCCGCGGAGAGCAGTGACTCCGGCTGCAGCATCGCTGGGGACTCGCGACCCGCACAACTCGACTCGGGGTGGGCAGGCCGCACGGCCGTGACTGATGGCAGCTCCAGGACCGACGCGGGGTGGCGGAGTGACGTCAGCGAGGAGCCGGCGGCCCACCGGACAATCACGTCCTTCCACGAGCTGGCCCAGAAGCGCAGGCGAGGCCCGGGGCTGCCCCTGGCGCCGCAGGTCAAGAAGGACCGCAGCGACTGGCTCATCGTCTTCTCGCCCGACAGCGAGCTGCCCCCCAGCGGCTCGCTCGGCGGCTGCCCCGCGCCGCCCCGGGAAGTCACCACCTTCAAGGAGCTCCGCTCCCGCAgccgggccccgcccccgccagtgCCGCCCCGGGACCCCCCGGCCGGCTGGGCCTTGGTgccgccccggcccccgcccccgcccgtgCCGCCGCGGAGGAGGAAGAACCGTCCGGGGCTGCAGCCCATCGCCGAGCGGCCGCCCGAGGAGGGCAGGGCGGGAAGCCCCGCGGCTGGCCAGGAGGCCCCCGCCGCCCGGGAGCCGGAGGAGCCGGGCGCGCAGGCCGGCCGTGCGG CCCGGAGTTCCTGGTCGTTCGCCGGCGCCCCCGGGGCCCAGCGACGGTGGATGGCAGAAGCCCAGAGCGGGCCTGGCCAGCTGCAGGAGCAGAAGAAAG GGCTCCTGATAGCCGTGAGCGCCTCGGTGGACAAGATCATCTCGCACTTCGGGGCGGCCCGGAACTTGGTTCAGAAG GCCCAGTTGGGGGATAGCCGGCTGAGCCCGGACGTGGGTCACCTGGTGCTGACCACCCTCTGTCCGGCCCTGCACGCCCTGGTGGCCGACGGGCTGAAGCCCTTCCGGAAGGACCTCATCACCGGGCAGCGCAGGAGCAGCCCCTGGAGCGTGGTGGAGGCGTCGGTGAAGCCAG GCGCCAGCAGCCGCGCGCTGGGGACCCTGTACAGCCAGGTCAGCCGCCTGGCCCCGCTGAGCAGCAGCCGCAGCCGCTTTCACGCCTTCATCCTGGGCCTCCTCAA CACTAAGCAGTTGGAGCTGTGGTTTTCCAGCCTCCAAGAAGATGCAG GCCTGCTGTCCCTCCTGTACCTGCCCACCGGATTCTTGTCCTTGGCTCGGGGAGGCTGCCCCGCCCTGTCCACggagctgctgctcctgctgcagCCGCTCTCGGTGCTCACCTTCCACCTGGACCTGCTCTTCGagcaccaccaccacctgccCCTGGGCCTGCCCCCAGCCGCGGAGGCGCCGGGCTCGCCCCCGGCCCTGCAGCAGACGGTGCACGCCGTGCTGCACTGGGGGGGACGGCTGGCCCAGAGCCTTCGGGGGGCCTCGGGGGAGACACCTCCCGGCCCTCGGGCTCCCGCCAGCGCCCCCACATCAGGCAGCTGGTGGGAGCAGCTGACCCAGGCCTCTCGCGTCTATGCCTCGGGGGGCAGCGAGGGCTTCCCTCTGCCCCGGTGGAGGTCGTGGTGTCCCGGGCCGGCGGCCGGAGGCCCGCAGGCGAGGCCAGTGCCCACGGAGGACGCGGCGCCCGGCCGAGGCCTGTGGCTGGGAAGGCTGTTCGGCGTGCCTGGGAGCCTGGCGGAAACGGACGGAGGACCCGTGAAGTCCAG GAGACCGTCCAGCTGGCTGCCCCCGACCGTGAGCGTGTTGGCTCTGGTGAAGCGGGGCGCCCCTCCCGAGCCGCTGTCGCCTCCCGAGGAGCTCGAGGCCTCGGCCGCCAGCGTCGTGCAGACCcacag GGCGGTGCGCGCGCTCTGTGACCACGCGGCCGCGGGACCGGACCAGCTCAGCTTCCGGCGCGGGGAGGTGCTGCGAGTGGTGGCCACGGTGGACGAGGACTGGCTCCGCTGCGGGCGGGACGGCGCCGAGGGGCTGGTGCCCGTGGGGTACACGTCTCTCGTCCTCTAG
- the FDPS gene encoding farnesyl pyrophosphate synthase isoform X2 — translation MNGDQKSDPYAQAKQDFIQHFAEIVRVLTEDGVGHPETGDAIARLKEVLEYNATGGKYHRGLTVLIAFRELVEPSKQDAESLGRALTVGWCVELLQAFLLVCDDIMDSSLTRRGQICWYQKPGIGLDAINDALLLEACVYRLLKLCCRQQPYYLNLLELFLQSSYQTEIGQTLDLITAPQGNVDLGRFTEKRYKSIVKYKTAFYSFYLPVAAAMYMAGIDGEKEHADAKEILLQMGEFFQIQDDYLDLFGDPAVTGKVGTDIQDNKCSWLVVQCLQRASPEQRRLLQENYGRKEAEKVAWVKALYEELDLPAVFAQYEEDSYARLMGLIERYASTLPRTIFLGLARKIYKRTK, via the exons ATGAACGGAGACCAGAAATCGGACCCTTACGCCCAGGCAAAGCAGGACTTCATCCAGCACTTCGCCGAGATTGTCAGGGTGCTGACCGAGGATGGCGTGGGCCACCCAGAGACGGGAGATGCCATTGCCCGGCTCAAGGAG GTCTTGGAGTACAATGCGACTGGGGGCAAGTACCATCGGGGCTTGACGGTGCTGATAGCATTTCGGGAGCTGGTGGAGCCCAGCAAGCAGGACGCCGAGAGCCTTGGGCGGGCCCTGACCGTGGGCTGGTGTGTGGAGCTG CTGCAGGCCTTCTTGCTGGTGTGCGACGACATCATGGATTCGTCCCTCACCCGGCGCGGGCAGATCTGCTGGTATCAGAAG CCGGGCATCGGTTTGGACGCCATCAACGACGCCCTGCTCCTGGAGGCGTGTGTCTACCGCCTGCTCAAGCTCTGCTGCCGGCAGCAGCCCTATTACCTGAACCTGCTGGAACTTTTCCTCCAG aGTTCCTATCAGACTGAGATCGGACAGACTCTGGACCTCATCACAGCCCCCCAGGGCAACGTGGATCTTGGCAGATTCACCGAGAAGAG GTACAAATCTATTGTCAAGTATAAGACCGCTTTCTACTCGTTCTACCTCCCTGTGGCTGCCGCCATGTACATG GCGGGCATCGATGGTGAGAAGGAGCACGCGGACGCCAAGGAGATCCTGCTGCAGATGGGCGAGTTCTTCCAGATCCAG gaCGATTACCTCGACCTCTTTGGGGACCCCGCTGTGACGGGCAAGGTCGGCACGGACATCCAGGACAACAAATGCAGCTGGCTGGTGGTTCAGTGTCTGCAGCGGGCGTCCCCGGAACAGCGCCGGCTGCTGCAG GAGAACTACGGGCGGAAGGAGGCCGAGAAGGTGGCCTGGGTGAAGGCGCTGTACGAGGAGCTGGACCTGCCCGCCGTGTTCGCGCAGTACGAGGAGGACAGCTACGCCCGCCTCATGGGCCTCATCGAGCGGTACGCGTCGACCCTGCCGCGGACCATCTTCCTGGGGCTGGCGCGCAAGATCTACAAGAGGACGAAGTGA